A single Clostridium sp. AN503 DNA region contains:
- a CDS encoding glycine-rich domain-containing protein, which yields MAESIIQKAGGGAASDECTAGKAQVLAGYTAVTKDSGDEPVAGTMAPNGSMDASLNCGQSKKIPAGYTPGGTVTANSLASQTGGATAEDKYVLNGKTYWKDGVKRTGSMTVASVASFSVAPYSTSQVLATWKNPSRGPYSGIAICAKAGSYPANINDGRVYTGVGSNSAVNGTSSQIIGGLAAGTTYYFRIWVYCTCSAGDQYSGYLQATCAPTAHGRQAFTASGTFTVPAGVRVINIHCTGGGGGGDTSTVSALSGGGGGYTAYKSGISVMPGQKIDVVVGAGGDAGLSGGTSQADSNSITLVEAHGGNARYYTNYNPPKWMYVQRYGGSGGGAPGDGYSSGREQYEAAGAGGSDGSHGYDSFYVTTPSSAGNHTAGGSMAGGGQKTTTREFGTGTLYSGGGGGGYNGNGGSSIQAPGGAGGGGHGAARGNNWNASDGSAGTGGGGGGCSPGKTNGYAGNGGSGNVIITW from the coding sequence GGAGGCGGTGCTGCATCGGATGAGTGTACGGCGGGGAAGGCACAGGTTCTTGCCGGGTATACAGCGGTGACGAAGGATTCCGGGGATGAGCCGGTGGCGGGGACGATGGCGCCCAACGGAAGTATGGACGCTTCACTCAATTGCGGACAGAGCAAGAAAATCCCAGCAGGTTATACGCCGGGCGGGACTGTCACGGCCAACAGTCTGGCCAGCCAGACCGGCGGCGCGACCGCGGAGGATAAGTACGTGTTAAACGGCAAGACTTACTGGAAGGACGGCGTAAAGCGGACCGGGAGTATGACGGTCGCATCCGTAGCGTCTTTTAGCGTAGCCCCTTACTCGACCAGCCAGGTCCTGGCGACATGGAAGAACCCAAGTAGGGGGCCATACAGCGGCATTGCGATCTGCGCAAAGGCAGGCAGCTATCCGGCAAATATCAACGATGGAAGGGTGTATACCGGCGTTGGAAGCAACAGCGCGGTGAACGGGACCAGCTCGCAGATCATTGGTGGTCTGGCGGCGGGGACAACTTACTATTTCCGCATCTGGGTTTACTGTACCTGTAGTGCGGGGGATCAGTACAGCGGGTACTTGCAGGCGACCTGTGCACCCACGGCGCATGGCCGACAGGCATTTACTGCTTCGGGGACGTTTACGGTACCGGCAGGAGTAAGAGTTATTAATATCCATTGTACTGGTGGCGGAGGCGGTGGTGACACCTCAACCGTCAGCGCTTTGAGCGGAGGTGGGGGAGGTTATACAGCTTACAAAAGCGGAATATCTGTTATGCCGGGGCAGAAAATAGATGTTGTTGTTGGAGCTGGAGGTGATGCAGGACTTTCTGGAGGGACTTCCCAGGCAGATAGCAATAGTATAACGTTAGTAGAGGCTCATGGAGGAAATGCAAGATACTATACGAATTACAATCCACCAAAATGGATGTATGTTCAAAGATATGGTGGATCAGGAGGTGGCGCACCTGGAGACGGGTACTCCAGCGGTCGAGAGCAATATGAGGCAGCTGGTGCTGGTGGCTCTGATGGAAGCCATGGATATGATAGCTTTTATGTTACAACACCTTCGAGCGCCGGGAACCATACTGCGGGTGGTTCTATGGCAGGAGGTGGACAAAAGACAACAACGCGTGAATTTGGGACAGGAACTCTGTATTCTGGCGGTGGAGGCGGAGGATACAATGGTAATGGCGGATCAAGCATACAAGCACCAGGAGGAGCCGGAGGCGGAGGGCATGGGGCAGCACGCGGCAACAATTGGAATGCCAGTGACGGTTCCGCTGGAACAGGCGGCGGCGGAGGTGGATGTTCTCCGGGAAAAACTAATGGTTATGCAGGAAACGGCGGTTCCGGCAACGTCATCATCACATGGTAA